In Mesorhizobium sp. 113-3-3, a genomic segment contains:
- a CDS encoding M16 family metallopeptidase — translation MGVEVSRLSNGLTVATETLPSIESVALGAWVKSGARNERDDEHGMAHLLEHMAFKGTKRRSAFEIASEIEDVGGEINAATSVETTSYYARVLSDDVPLAVDILADILQESEFDPQELEREQHVILQEIGAAHDTPDDIVFDRFTETAFRHQTIGRSILGTPETVKSFTSKQLHDFIERQYGAERMVIVAAGDIKHDNFVREVEKQLGGFRSKADSTIPQYAQYVGGDFREDRDLMDAQIVLGFEGRAYHVRDFYASQVLSMILGGGMSSRLFQEVREKRGLCYSVYAFHWGFSDTGIFGVHAATGQSDIAELVPVIIDELQKAGENILQEELDRARAQYRAGLIMSAESPASRASQIARQLLLFGRPIAKEELMERLSALTVERLTDLSSRMFSTKPTLTAVGPVGTLAPYEAILDSLPGTQTTARRLAV, via the coding sequence ATGGGTGTTGAGGTAAGCCGTCTGTCGAACGGCCTGACAGTCGCCACCGAAACCCTTCCAAGTATCGAATCGGTTGCTCTTGGTGCCTGGGTCAAGTCGGGTGCCCGCAATGAACGTGACGACGAGCATGGCATGGCCCATCTGCTCGAGCACATGGCGTTCAAGGGCACGAAGCGGCGAAGCGCCTTCGAAATCGCCTCGGAAATCGAGGATGTCGGAGGCGAGATCAACGCCGCCACGAGCGTCGAGACCACCTCCTACTACGCCAGGGTGCTCAGCGATGACGTGCCGCTGGCCGTCGACATCCTTGCCGACATCCTGCAGGAGTCCGAATTCGACCCGCAGGAGCTCGAGCGCGAGCAGCACGTCATCCTGCAGGAGATCGGCGCTGCGCACGATACGCCAGACGACATTGTCTTCGACCGTTTCACCGAGACGGCCTTTCGCCACCAGACCATCGGCCGCTCGATCCTGGGCACGCCGGAAACCGTCAAATCCTTCACGTCCAAGCAGTTGCACGATTTCATCGAACGCCAATATGGCGCCGAGCGGATGGTGATCGTGGCTGCCGGTGACATCAAGCACGACAATTTCGTGCGCGAGGTGGAGAAGCAGCTCGGCGGCTTCCGCAGCAAGGCCGACAGCACCATCCCGCAATATGCGCAATATGTCGGTGGCGATTTCCGCGAGGACCGCGACCTGATGGACGCGCAGATCGTGCTGGGCTTCGAGGGCCGCGCCTACCATGTGCGCGACTTCTACGCCTCGCAGGTGCTGTCGATGATCCTCGGCGGCGGCATGTCGTCGCGCCTGTTCCAGGAAGTCCGCGAGAAACGCGGCCTGTGCTACTCGGTCTATGCCTTCCACTGGGGCTTTTCAGACACCGGCATTTTCGGCGTCCACGCCGCGACGGGCCAGAGCGACATCGCCGAACTCGTACCTGTCATCATCGACGAGTTGCAGAAGGCCGGCGAGAACATCCTGCAGGAAGAACTCGATCGCGCGCGTGCGCAGTATCGCGCCGGGCTGATCATGTCCGCCGAAAGCCCGGCCAGCCGCGCCTCGCAGATCGCAAGGCAATTGCTTTTGTTCGGCAGGCCGATCGCCAAGGAGGAATTGATGGAGCGCCTGTCGGCGCTGACGGTCGAACGGCTGACCGACCTGTCGTCGCGGATGTTCTCGACCAAGCCGACGCTTACCGCTGTCGGGCCCGTGGGTACGCTGGCACCATATGAGGCGATCCTCGATTCGCTTCCGGGCACGCAGACCACGGCCCGCAGGCTCGCCGTCTAA